The following are from one region of the Leucobacter sp. Psy1 genome:
- a CDS encoding 3-oxoacyl-ACP synthase III has translation MNGNAVSRYSNVALLSVASVLPSRVTTSEDIESRLGSALSRLRLRPGMLRRVAGVLERRNWADGETADSATIAAGERALAEAGVDASQVGLLINTSVTRKHLEPSVAVALHHGLGLPSSAINFDVANACLGFINGMSLASGMIESGQIDYAIVVNGEDADDIQTNTIDRLLRDDIDRDGFMSEFASLTLGSGSAAAVLGRADHHPDGHRLLGGVTRAGTQYHGLCVGSVEGMFTDAKALLEGGLDLVVSAWREAQPEWKWKAADRFITHQVSAVHTRSIIGATGIDRKRVPTTFPRYGNVGPASIPITLAEEQASLHRGDRVVLMGVGSGLNTAMMELAW, from the coding sequence ATGAACGGAAACGCGGTCAGCCGCTACAGCAACGTGGCGCTGCTGTCGGTCGCGAGCGTCCTGCCGAGCCGTGTCACCACATCGGAAGATATCGAGAGCCGGCTCGGGTCAGCACTCTCGCGACTGCGACTGCGCCCCGGCATGCTGCGCCGCGTGGCCGGCGTGCTCGAGCGGCGCAACTGGGCAGACGGCGAGACGGCCGACAGCGCCACGATCGCCGCGGGTGAGCGGGCGCTCGCCGAGGCCGGCGTCGACGCATCGCAGGTCGGGCTGCTCATCAACACCTCGGTGACGCGGAAGCACCTCGAACCTTCGGTGGCGGTCGCACTTCACCACGGGCTCGGGCTGCCCTCATCTGCGATCAACTTCGATGTCGCGAACGCCTGCCTCGGGTTCATCAACGGAATGAGTCTCGCGAGCGGCATGATCGAGTCCGGGCAGATCGACTACGCGATCGTGGTGAACGGTGAAGACGCCGACGACATCCAGACGAACACGATCGACCGCCTGCTGCGCGACGACATCGACCGCGACGGATTCATGAGCGAGTTCGCGTCGCTCACGCTCGGCTCCGGTTCGGCGGCGGCCGTCCTCGGGCGCGCGGACCACCACCCCGACGGGCACCGGCTGCTCGGAGGGGTCACTCGGGCAGGAACCCAGTACCACGGCCTCTGCGTCGGCAGCGTCGAGGGGATGTTCACCGACGCGAAGGCGCTGCTCGAGGGCGGCCTCGACCTCGTCGTCTCCGCCTGGCGCGAAGCGCAGCCCGAGTGGAAGTGGAAGGCGGCCGACCGCTTCATCACCCACCAGGTCTCTGCGGTGCACACCAGATCGATCATCGGGGCGACCGGGATCGACCGCAAACGCGTCCCCACCACCTTCCCCAGGTACGGCAACGTCGGACCGGCATCCATCCCCATCACGCTGGCGGAGGAACAGGCATCGCTGCACCGCGGCGACCGCGTCGTGCTCATGGGCGTCGGATCGGGCCTCAACACCGCCATGATGGAGCTCGCGTGGTGA
- a CDS encoding molybdenum cofactor biosynthesis protein MoaE → MSDRGAAPLARITEQPIDETAVHAAVDGPECGAILVFRGVIRNHDGGQSVSSLEYSSHPDAERFLADVVAEEAQRSGVALAAVHRVGALEIGDAALVAASAAPHRGEAFAALERLVERIKHEIPIWKRQHFASGSSEWVGL, encoded by the coding sequence ATGAGTGATCGGGGCGCTGCGCCCCTCGCACGCATCACCGAACAGCCGATCGACGAGACCGCCGTTCACGCCGCCGTCGACGGCCCGGAGTGCGGGGCGATCCTCGTCTTTCGCGGGGTCATCCGCAACCACGACGGCGGGCAGAGCGTCTCCTCGCTCGAGTACAGCTCGCACCCCGATGCCGAGCGCTTCCTCGCCGACGTGGTCGCCGAAGAGGCTCAGCGATCAGGTGTGGCGCTCGCCGCAGTACACCGCGTCGGAGCGCTCGAGATCGGCGACGCCGCGCTCGTCGCCGCCTCGGCCGCACCGCACCGGGGCGAGGCGTTCGCCGCGCTCGAGCGGCTCGTCGAGCGGATCAAGCACGAGATCCCGATCTGGAAGCGCCAGCACTTCGCTTCCGGCTCCTCCGAGTGGGTCGGGCTGTAG
- a CDS encoding sulfate/molybdate ABC transporter ATP-binding protein, whose protein sequence is MTGGAGGPLDARIRVERGAFTLAADVQVAPGEILGLIGANGAGKSTLLGALAGTLSLTSGSVALGGRTLTRIDGDARVSLPRAARRIGYLDQRARLFPHLDAIANVAFGPRAQGHGRRAAERAAHEWLERVGLGDRGSARADQLSGGQQQRIAIGRTLAADPALLLLDEPFAALDVSSSAELRHLLAAEVQRLGVPTILVTHDPVDLIALADRVLVLEAGRIGQLGSVPEVLGAPSTPFAAEFAGRALLHGRASDRGTLLVAGAPLAEVSGVGQLPAPGAAAVASFDPAAVRLSHADSPIMADSSLAASWTGTVAAVFASRTGVRVTCAGWPEFIAELPVSRAVDQQVEVGDRVRLELARADLTFATPRVAGY, encoded by the coding sequence ATGACCGGCGGCGCGGGCGGTCCGCTCGATGCTCGCATCCGCGTCGAGCGCGGAGCGTTCACCCTCGCTGCCGATGTACAGGTCGCCCCGGGCGAGATCCTCGGCCTCATCGGAGCGAACGGCGCGGGCAAGTCGACGCTGCTCGGAGCTCTCGCCGGCACCCTGAGCCTGACCTCAGGCAGTGTCGCGCTCGGCGGTCGCACGCTGACCCGGATCGACGGCGACGCTCGGGTCAGCCTGCCCCGTGCGGCACGGAGAATCGGCTATCTCGATCAGCGTGCCCGCTTGTTCCCGCACCTCGATGCCATCGCGAACGTCGCCTTCGGGCCGCGAGCGCAGGGCCACGGTCGACGCGCGGCCGAGCGCGCCGCCCACGAGTGGCTCGAGCGCGTCGGGCTCGGCGATCGGGGCTCCGCGCGCGCCGATCAGCTCTCCGGCGGCCAGCAGCAGCGCATTGCGATCGGGCGGACCCTCGCCGCCGATCCAGCCCTCCTCCTCCTGGACGAGCCGTTCGCGGCACTCGATGTCTCCAGCAGCGCAGAACTCAGGCACCTCCTCGCCGCAGAGGTGCAGCGTCTCGGCGTACCGACGATCCTGGTGACGCACGATCCCGTCGACCTGATTGCGCTCGCGGATCGCGTGCTGGTGCTCGAAGCGGGCAGGATCGGCCAGCTCGGGTCCGTCCCCGAGGTGCTCGGCGCCCCCTCCACGCCGTTCGCGGCCGAGTTCGCCGGTCGCGCCCTCCTCCACGGGCGGGCGTCCGACCGGGGCACCCTGCTCGTCGCCGGAGCGCCGCTCGCCGAGGTCTCCGGCGTCGGGCAACTGCCCGCACCGGGTGCCGCCGCCGTGGCGAGCTTCGACCCGGCTGCGGTGAGGCTCTCGCACGCGGACTCCCCGATCATGGCTGACTCTTCTCTCGCCGCGAGCTGGACGGGCACCGTCGCCGCCGTGTTCGCGAGCCGCACCGGCGTTCGCGTGACCTGCGCCGGGTGGCCGGAGTTCATCGCCGAGCTTCCCGTGTCGCGCGCAGTGGATCAGCAGGTGGAGGTCGGTGACCGCGTGCGACTCGAACTCGCGCGGGCCGATCTCACGTTTGCTACCCCGCGAGTCGCCGGCTACTGA
- a CDS encoding ThiF family adenylyltransferase — protein MCPATTPRPGALVEPVAALTDEQSARAARQIVLPGFGDEAQRRLAAARVLVIGAGGLGSACVPYLVGSGVGLIGVVDDDRVELSNLHRQIAHGTADIGRPKVDSLGETAERLDPGVRFVAHDCTLTAENALQLFADYDLVIDGSDNFPTRYLSNDAAQITDTPLVWGAILQFHGQVSVAWHRFGPGYRDLFPQPPAPEDVLSCGTGGVLPGLCGTIGSLLATEAMKLITGVGEPLIGRALLYDALAATTRELPYTRDPEAPPVNELTDYERFCNGPEDGPRGITSADLVRMVQKDETFALLDVRNPDERARVLISGSSFLPLPELEADPALAIERPAELPPEAPIVVYCGVQPRSIRAVKLLQERGVQNLVYLQGGITEIAQVAPELLEAGRDE, from the coding sequence ATGTGTCCAGCGACCACCCCGCGGCCCGGTGCGCTCGTGGAACCCGTCGCCGCCCTCACGGATGAGCAGTCCGCCCGCGCGGCCAGGCAGATCGTACTGCCTGGGTTCGGCGACGAAGCGCAGCGACGCCTCGCCGCAGCCAGGGTGCTGGTCATCGGTGCTGGCGGGCTCGGCAGCGCCTGCGTTCCCTATCTCGTCGGCTCGGGCGTCGGCCTCATCGGCGTCGTCGACGACGACCGGGTCGAGTTGTCGAACCTGCACCGCCAGATCGCGCACGGCACCGCCGATATCGGCAGGCCCAAGGTCGACTCCCTCGGCGAGACCGCCGAGCGTCTCGACCCGGGCGTGCGCTTCGTGGCGCACGACTGCACCCTGACGGCCGAAAACGCACTCCAGCTCTTCGCGGACTACGACCTCGTCATCGACGGCAGCGACAACTTTCCGACCCGATACCTCAGCAACGATGCCGCTCAGATCACCGACACCCCGCTCGTGTGGGGGGCGATCCTGCAGTTCCACGGTCAGGTGTCGGTCGCGTGGCACCGATTCGGTCCCGGCTACCGCGACCTCTTCCCTCAGCCGCCGGCACCCGAGGACGTGCTCAGCTGCGGCACCGGGGGTGTGCTCCCCGGCCTCTGCGGCACCATCGGCTCCCTGCTGGCCACGGAAGCGATGAAGCTCATCACCGGGGTGGGCGAGCCGCTCATCGGCCGCGCGCTCCTCTACGACGCCCTGGCAGCCACCACCCGTGAACTGCCCTACACCCGAGACCCGGAGGCTCCGCCCGTGAACGAACTCACCGACTACGAACGCTTCTGCAACGGACCCGAGGATGGGCCGCGAGGCATCACCTCGGCCGATCTCGTGCGCATGGTGCAGAAGGACGAGACGTTCGCCCTGCTCGACGTCCGCAACCCAGACGAGCGTGCACGCGTGCTCATCTCAGGATCTTCGTTCCTCCCGCTGCCGGAGCTCGAAGCCGACCCCGCGCTCGCGATCGAACGACCGGCCGAGCTTCCGCCCGAAGCCCCGATCGTCGTGTACTGCGGCGTCCAGCCGCGGTCGATCCGGGCCGTGAAGCTGCTGCAGGAGCGCGGCGTGCAGAACCTCGTCTACCTGCAGGGCGGCATCACCGAGATCGCGCAGGTGGCTCCCGAACTGCTCGAGGCCGGTCGCGATGAGTGA
- a CDS encoding alpha/beta fold hydrolase yields the protein MVTHRASLPPEGLPGLDHAWSRVAAVPGRLADAGQTREWHFLDTGAELARRGHAPRGTILAVHGNPTWSYLWRELAAASLRAADAGETPWRVVAVDQLEMGFSERTGMRRSLAQRVADLAGFTETIALDGPVVTLGHDWGGVVSLGWAVDHPDEAVAVALLNTAVHHPADRPIPAPLRLAGFRGVLGASTITTPGFLDTVLRLADPPLDPEVQRAFRSPYLSADRRGGIGDFVADIPADAGHRSFRELERIATGVAALRVPALMLWGPRDPIFSDRYLDDLVDRLPHADVHRFEGAGHLVAEERPYATAILDWLSDRLVEGTEVAEMRAEESEAEEPSGSPEPFVPLWAGLDARADDSDVAIIDMSAGAGERALRVSWELLDTQVRRIAAGLHRIGVRRGDRVSLLVQPGPTLTAVTYACLRIGAVVVVADAGLGIRGLTRAVRGAWPDVIIGERAGLAASRVLGWPGTRISTERLPGAAAAALGVSHCLADVAARGRADLSTGGAMPPEPVAEDHAAILFTSGSTGPAKGVLYTHGQLSALRDVLAKHLDVDAESGLVTGFAPFALLGPALSTRSATPDMNVSAPRTLTAKAVAAAVRECAAGIVFLSPAAILNVVATADALTDEDRQALAEVHTVLSTGAPIGAGLLTSIADLMPNATPHTPYGMTECLLVSDITLAGVRDAAEAPDSGVCVGAPIGENRVRISALDSDGRATGTPASDAGVLGEILISAPHLKQRYDRLRLTDREASRGTDADALMRDGGSPSSRWHRTGDVGHLDAEGRLWVEGRVPHVIVTESGPVAPVGPEQAVESLAAVRRAAVVGVGPRGLQQLVVVTETVPQARRPGLAGPELTAAVRAATSQPIAAVYAVPQLPTDIRHNSKIDRSRLADWAERSLAGRTPGAP from the coding sequence GTGGTGACGCATCGCGCGTCCCTGCCGCCTGAGGGCCTCCCCGGTCTCGACCACGCCTGGAGTCGCGTGGCCGCGGTTCCCGGTCGTCTCGCCGATGCCGGGCAGACCCGCGAGTGGCACTTCCTCGACACCGGAGCAGAGCTCGCGCGCCGCGGGCACGCACCGCGCGGCACGATTCTCGCGGTGCACGGCAACCCGACCTGGTCGTACCTCTGGCGCGAGCTCGCCGCAGCGTCGCTCCGGGCAGCCGACGCTGGCGAGACGCCGTGGAGGGTCGTCGCCGTCGATCAGCTCGAGATGGGCTTCTCAGAACGCACCGGCATGCGACGCTCGCTCGCCCAGCGGGTCGCCGACCTCGCGGGGTTCACCGAGACGATCGCACTCGACGGCCCCGTGGTCACCCTCGGACACGACTGGGGCGGCGTCGTGTCCCTCGGCTGGGCGGTCGATCATCCCGACGAGGCCGTCGCCGTAGCGCTGCTGAACACCGCGGTCCACCACCCGGCGGACAGGCCGATCCCCGCGCCCCTCCGCCTGGCCGGGTTCCGCGGCGTGCTCGGGGCATCAACGATCACCACACCGGGCTTCCTCGACACGGTGCTCCGCCTCGCGGACCCGCCGCTCGACCCCGAGGTGCAGCGGGCCTTCCGCAGCCCCTATCTGAGCGCGGATCGGCGCGGCGGGATCGGGGACTTCGTCGCTGACATCCCCGCGGATGCGGGGCACCGCAGCTTCCGCGAGCTCGAGCGAATCGCGACAGGGGTCGCCGCGCTGCGAGTCCCGGCGCTCATGCTCTGGGGTCCCCGCGACCCGATCTTCAGCGACCGCTACCTCGACGACCTCGTCGACCGACTGCCCCACGCCGATGTGCACCGTTTCGAGGGTGCCGGGCACCTCGTCGCCGAGGAACGGCCGTACGCGACCGCGATCCTCGACTGGCTCTCGGATCGGCTCGTCGAGGGGACGGAGGTCGCGGAGATGCGGGCCGAGGAATCGGAGGCCGAGGAGCCGTCTGGCTCGCCTGAGCCGTTCGTGCCGCTGTGGGCCGGTCTCGACGCTCGTGCCGACGACTCTGATGTCGCGATCATCGACATGTCGGCGGGCGCAGGCGAGCGCGCCCTCCGGGTGAGCTGGGAACTGCTCGACACCCAGGTGCGCCGGATCGCCGCCGGCCTGCACCGGATCGGCGTGCGACGCGGCGACCGCGTGTCGCTGCTCGTGCAGCCCGGTCCGACCCTGACCGCGGTCACTTACGCCTGCCTGCGCATCGGGGCCGTCGTGGTCGTCGCCGACGCGGGACTCGGCATCCGCGGGCTGACGCGCGCTGTGCGCGGCGCCTGGCCCGACGTGATCATCGGCGAGCGGGCGGGGCTTGCGGCGTCCCGTGTGCTCGGCTGGCCGGGCACACGGATCTCGACGGAACGGTTGCCCGGTGCCGCGGCCGCGGCTCTCGGCGTCTCGCACTGCCTGGCCGATGTCGCAGCTCGCGGCCGAGCGGATCTGAGCACCGGCGGCGCCATGCCTCCCGAGCCCGTGGCCGAGGATCACGCGGCGATCCTCTTCACCTCCGGTTCGACCGGGCCGGCGAAGGGGGTCCTGTACACGCACGGGCAGCTGAGCGCGCTGCGCGACGTGCTCGCCAAGCACCTCGACGTCGATGCGGAGAGCGGCCTCGTCACCGGTTTCGCCCCGTTCGCCCTGCTCGGCCCCGCGCTCAGCACGCGGTCGGCGACCCCCGATATGAACGTCTCGGCGCCCAGAACTCTCACAGCAAAGGCCGTCGCGGCAGCGGTGAGGGAGTGCGCCGCCGGCATCGTGTTCCTCTCGCCCGCGGCGATCCTGAACGTCGTCGCGACCGCCGACGCGCTCACCGATGAGGATCGGCAGGCGCTCGCCGAGGTGCACACCGTGCTGTCCACCGGCGCCCCTATCGGGGCCGGCCTGCTGACCTCGATCGCCGACCTCATGCCGAACGCCACGCCCCACACGCCCTACGGGATGACGGAGTGCCTGCTGGTCTCCGACATCACTCTCGCGGGGGTGCGCGACGCCGCGGAGGCGCCCGACAGCGGAGTGTGCGTCGGGGCGCCGATCGGGGAGAACCGGGTGCGCATCAGTGCGCTCGACTCCGACGGTCGCGCGACCGGAACGCCCGCGTCCGATGCCGGGGTGCTCGGGGAGATCCTGATCTCCGCTCCTCATCTCAAACAGCGTTACGACCGGCTGCGGCTCACCGACCGCGAGGCGTCGCGTGGCACCGACGCGGACGCGTTGATGCGAGACGGCGGGTCGCCCTCGTCGCGCTGGCACCGCACGGGCGACGTCGGCCACCTCGACGCGGAGGGTCGACTCTGGGTCGAGGGCAGGGTGCCGCACGTGATCGTCACCGAGTCCGGTCCGGTCGCCCCTGTCGGTCCCGAGCAGGCGGTCGAGTCCCTCGCAGCGGTGCGACGCGCGGCCGTGGTCGGGGTCGGGCCGCGCGGGCTCCAGCAGCTCGTCGTTGTGACGGAGACCGTTCCGCAGGCGCGGCGTCCCGGGCTCGCGGGGCCGGAGCTGACGGCAGCCGTCCGCGCAGCCACTTCGCAGCCGATCGCCGCCGTGTACGCGGTGCCGCAGCTGCCGACCGACATCCGCCACAACTCGAAGATCGATCGATCGCGCCTCGCCGACTGGGCTGAACGCTCGCTCGCCGGTCGCACGCCTGGAGCCCCATGA
- the moaA gene encoding GTP 3',8-cyclase MoaA, with amino-acid sequence MPARKIAASGVTDRMRRPLTDLRISITDRCNFRCVYCMPREIFGRDYQFLDRKELLTFEEITRVARIATGLGVRKLRLTGGEPLLRRGIEELIGMLAELRTLDGQPLDLALTTNGSALPVKAEALKAAGLGRVTVSLDSLDEERFQAINDVRFPVSRVLDGIAAADAAGLGPVKINTVVKRSANEDEILPLAEHFKGTGHTLRFIEFMDVGSSNGWQLDEVVPSQEIVDRIGAVHPLDPVAPRHPSDTAKRWRYRDGSGEIGVISSVTNAFCGDCSRARISAEGQLFTCLFASSGHDIRALLRSEASDDDIADALGGIWRRRDDRYSERRAEFTERGDGSRPQRIEMSYIGG; translated from the coding sequence ATGCCTGCACGCAAGATCGCTGCCAGCGGCGTCACGGACCGGATGCGTCGCCCTCTCACGGACCTGCGGATATCGATCACGGATCGGTGCAACTTCCGCTGCGTCTACTGCATGCCGCGCGAGATCTTCGGTCGCGACTACCAGTTCCTCGACCGCAAAGAGCTGCTCACATTCGAGGAGATCACCCGGGTTGCGCGGATCGCGACGGGGCTCGGGGTGCGGAAGCTCCGGCTGACGGGCGGCGAGCCGCTGCTGCGCCGCGGCATCGAAGAGCTCATCGGCATGCTGGCCGAACTGCGCACCCTCGACGGGCAACCGCTCGACCTCGCGCTCACCACGAACGGGTCGGCGCTCCCAGTGAAGGCCGAAGCGTTGAAGGCGGCGGGGCTCGGCCGGGTGACGGTGTCCCTCGACTCGCTCGACGAGGAGCGGTTCCAGGCGATCAACGATGTGCGCTTCCCGGTGTCGCGCGTGCTCGACGGCATCGCCGCGGCCGACGCCGCGGGGCTCGGACCGGTGAAGATCAACACCGTCGTGAAGCGGTCGGCCAACGAGGATGAGATCCTTCCGCTGGCCGAGCACTTCAAGGGAACGGGTCACACGCTCCGCTTCATCGAGTTCATGGACGTCGGCTCCTCCAACGGCTGGCAGCTGGACGAGGTCGTCCCTTCGCAGGAGATCGTCGACCGCATCGGCGCCGTCCACCCGCTCGATCCGGTGGCCCCGCGTCACCCCAGCGATACGGCGAAGCGCTGGCGCTACCGTGACGGGTCGGGTGAGATCGGGGTCATCTCGAGTGTCACGAACGCGTTCTGCGGCGACTGCTCCCGTGCTCGCATTTCGGCGGAGGGGCAGCTCTTCACCTGCCTGTTCGCGAGCTCAGGCCACGATATCCGGGCACTCCTGCGGAGCGAAGCGAGCGATGACGACATCGCCGACGCGCTCGGCGGCATCTGGCGTCGCCGGGACGACCGATACTCCGAGCGCCGGGCCGAGTTCACCGAGCGCGGCGACGGATCGCGGCCGCAGCGCATCGAGATGTCCTACATCGGCGGCTGA
- a CDS encoding NAD(P)-dependent oxidoreductase: MIVLITGASGFLGRAVASELVAAGHEVRALQRTPSGVPGVTDVLGSVADAPHVADAIDGAEGVVHLAAKVSLTGDPEEFHAVNVGGTRTLLDAAEAAGVSRFVQVSSPSVAHSGSALAGVGAEAASPGDARGMYARTKAESELLALSRDSATLRVVAVRPHLVWGPGDTQLIERIVDRARQGRLPLLSGGTALIDTTYVENAASGIVAALHRSDAAHGNAYVITNGEPRPVADLLTDICLAAGVSPPRISIPAGVGRAVGGVIERLWAIRPGADEPPMTRFLAEQLSTAHWFDQRDTRRDLDWRPTVSLDEGLRRLAEHYAA, encoded by the coding sequence ATGATCGTCCTCATCACCGGTGCGTCCGGGTTCCTCGGTCGCGCCGTCGCATCCGAGCTCGTCGCGGCAGGCCACGAAGTGCGCGCACTGCAGCGCACCCCCTCAGGAGTGCCCGGGGTGACCGACGTCCTCGGTTCCGTCGCCGACGCACCGCACGTCGCGGATGCCATCGACGGTGCGGAGGGCGTCGTGCACCTCGCCGCCAAGGTGTCGTTGACCGGCGACCCTGAGGAGTTCCACGCCGTGAACGTGGGTGGCACGCGGACACTGCTCGATGCGGCAGAGGCTGCCGGGGTCTCGCGGTTCGTGCAGGTCTCCTCGCCCTCGGTCGCGCACTCGGGGAGCGCGCTCGCCGGAGTCGGGGCCGAAGCGGCGTCCCCAGGAGACGCACGGGGCATGTACGCCCGCACGAAAGCGGAATCCGAGTTGCTCGCCCTCTCCCGCGATTCCGCGACCTTGCGGGTCGTCGCCGTGCGGCCGCACCTGGTCTGGGGGCCGGGAGACACCCAGCTCATCGAACGGATCGTGGATCGTGCGAGACAGGGCAGGCTTCCGCTCCTCAGCGGCGGCACCGCACTCATCGACACCACCTACGTCGAGAACGCAGCGTCCGGCATCGTCGCGGCGCTGCATCGCTCCGATGCCGCGCATGGCAACGCCTACGTGATCACCAACGGCGAGCCCCGCCCCGTCGCCGACCTGCTGACGGACATCTGCCTCGCGGCCGGGGTGAGTCCGCCCCGCATCAGTATTCCCGCAGGGGTGGGGCGCGCCGTCGGCGGTGTCATCGAGCGGCTCTGGGCGATCCGTCCTGGCGCCGACGAACCGCCCATGACGCGGTTCCTGGCGGAGCAGCTCTCCACGGCGCACTGGTTCGATCAGCGCGACACTCGACGGGACCTCGACTGGAGACCGACGGTGTCACTCGACGAGGGGCTTCGCCGCCTCGCCGAGCACTACGCCGCGTAG
- the modA gene encoding molybdate ABC transporter substrate-binding protein, with the protein MRRTVNTLAASALAIGALVLAGCSGGTTDSGADSGAETDDQASDVSGDLTVYAAASLQGAFDQLGDSFMEAHPNTNLTFSFDGSSVLATQILSGAPVDVFASADEPNMAKITDEGLTLGEPDAFATSELVIAVQPGNPFGIESLADLAAPGPDGDDPVVVVCAAEVPCGNASRQLLDRDGVEVTPASEEQNVTAVLTKVREGEADAGLVYRSDVLSTGGEVEGIDIVDAEEAAGAYMIAAIDGTASPEAAEAWIAYLNSEEAQELLGELGFGPARD; encoded by the coding sequence ATGCGACGCACCGTCAATACCCTGGCCGCCTCCGCACTGGCCATCGGCGCACTCGTGCTCGCCGGCTGCTCCGGGGGCACCACGGATTCAGGAGCGGATTCAGGGGCGGAGACCGACGACCAGGCGAGCGACGTCTCCGGCGACCTCACGGTGTACGCGGCGGCGTCGCTGCAGGGCGCGTTCGACCAGCTCGGAGATTCCTTCATGGAGGCGCACCCCAACACGAACCTCACGTTCTCGTTCGACGGCTCATCCGTGCTCGCGACGCAGATTCTGAGCGGCGCCCCGGTCGACGTCTTCGCTTCGGCCGACGAGCCGAACATGGCGAAGATCACCGACGAGGGCCTGACGCTCGGCGAACCGGACGCCTTCGCCACGAGCGAGCTCGTGATCGCGGTGCAGCCCGGCAACCCGTTCGGCATCGAGTCGCTCGCCGACCTCGCCGCGCCCGGCCCCGACGGTGACGACCCCGTGGTCGTGGTGTGCGCGGCTGAGGTACCGTGCGGCAACGCCTCCCGGCAGTTGCTCGATCGCGACGGTGTCGAGGTCACGCCGGCGAGCGAGGAGCAGAACGTGACCGCAGTGCTCACGAAGGTGCGCGAGGGCGAGGCCGACGCCGGGCTCGTCTACCGCTCCGATGTGCTGAGCACCGGCGGCGAGGTCGAGGGCATCGACATCGTGGACGCCGAGGAAGCCGCGGGCGCGTACATGATCGCCGCCATCGATGGCACGGCCTCCCCCGAAGCCGCGGAGGCATGGATCGCCTATCTGAACTCGGAAGAAGCGCAGGAGCTCCTCGGCGAGCTCGGCTTCGGGCCTGCTCGCGACTAG
- a CDS encoding ABC transporter permease, translated as MMTPRRNANGSTIRARLPLGVLVPACVAIATLVLPLAALILRVDWASVPGTLAEPATRSALGLSLLTATIATGLCVVLGVPLALVIARAEGALATVLRALTTLPLVLPPLVGGLALLTLLGRGGLLGDWLLDLGIRVPFTTPAVVLAQTFVALPFLVISVEGALRGLDSGYERVAESLGAKPWTVLGRVTLPLLAPSLVAGAILCFTRALGEFGATALFAGNAEGTTRTMPLAIYTAFNGAGVTQDVAITLSLLLVFVAVVALLCMRSRVAGVAR; from the coding sequence ATGATGACCCCCCGACGGAACGCGAACGGCAGCACCATACGCGCTCGGCTCCCCCTCGGCGTGCTGGTTCCCGCCTGCGTCGCGATCGCCACGCTGGTACTGCCGCTCGCGGCGCTGATCCTCCGCGTGGACTGGGCCTCGGTCCCAGGCACCCTCGCGGAACCCGCGACCCGCAGCGCTCTGGGCCTCTCGCTGCTCACGGCGACGATCGCGACGGGGCTCTGCGTCGTCCTCGGCGTGCCGCTCGCACTCGTCATCGCGCGCGCCGAGGGGGCGCTGGCGACGGTCCTGCGGGCGCTCACCACGCTCCCGCTCGTGCTCCCGCCGCTCGTCGGTGGTCTGGCGCTCCTGACCCTGCTCGGCCGCGGCGGTTTGCTCGGCGACTGGCTCCTCGATCTGGGAATCCGGGTCCCCTTCACGACTCCGGCCGTGGTGCTCGCCCAGACCTTCGTTGCGCTACCCTTCCTGGTCATCTCGGTCGAGGGCGCACTCCGGGGTCTCGACTCCGGGTACGAACGTGTCGCCGAGAGCCTGGGTGCGAAACCGTGGACGGTACTCGGCCGCGTCACGCTCCCCCTCCTCGCCCCCAGCCTGGTGGCAGGAGCGATTCTCTGCTTCACCCGAGCACTCGGGGAGTTCGGGGCGACCGCCCTCTTCGCAGGCAACGCGGAGGGCACCACGCGCACCATGCCGCTGGCCATCTACACGGCGTTCAACGGCGCCGGCGTCACGCAGGACGTCGCGATCACCCTGTCCCTGCTCCTGGTGTTCGTGGCCGTCGTCGCACTGCTCTGCATGCGCTCGCGCGTCGCTGGGGTTGCCCGATGA
- a CDS encoding molybdopterin-binding protein gives MTHFRMREAAQLLGVSDDTIRRWAHDGLLEASRDDAGVQVVTGRSLAQRITQLAPGADTSDPIVRSARNRFTGIVTGIQVEGLVALVELQAGPNRVVSLMTAEACEDLALEVGSRATAIVKATQVILEAARPIDTQE, from the coding sequence ATGACGCACTTTCGTATGCGCGAGGCTGCACAGCTCCTCGGAGTCAGCGACGACACCATTCGCCGATGGGCGCACGACGGACTCCTCGAAGCGAGCCGGGACGACGCCGGCGTGCAGGTCGTGACTGGCCGCTCGCTCGCCCAGCGCATCACGCAGCTCGCCCCGGGGGCGGACACCAGCGACCCGATCGTGCGCAGCGCTCGCAACCGCTTCACCGGCATCGTGACCGGCATCCAGGTCGAGGGCCTGGTGGCACTGGTGGAGTTGCAGGCGGGCCCGAACCGCGTCGTCTCGCTCATGACGGCGGAGGCTTGCGAGGATCTCGCCCTCGAAGTCGGGTCGCGCGCCACCGCCATCGTGAAAGCCACCCAGGTCATTCTCGAGGCAGCTCGCCCGATCGATACGCAGGAGTAA